One window from the genome of Streptomyces sp. WZ-12 encodes:
- the lpdA gene encoding dihydrolipoyl dehydrogenase, with amino-acid sequence MANDASTVFDLVILGGGSGGYAAALRGAQLGLDVALIEKNKLGGTCLHNGCIPTKALLHAGEIADQAREADQFGVKTSFEGIDIEGVHKYKDEVISGLYKGLQGLVASRKVTYIEGEGRLSSPTSVAVNGQQVQGRHVLLATGSVPKSLPGLEIDGNRIISSDHALTLDRVPKSAIILGGGVIGVEFASAWKSFGTDVTVIEGLKHLVPVEDENSSKLLERAFRKRGIKFNLGTFFDKAEYTADGVKVTLADGKTFEAEVLLVAIGRGPVSAGLGYEEQGVAMDRGYVLVDEYMQTNVPTISAVGDLVPTLQLAHVGFAEGMLVAERLAGQKVVPIDYDGVPRVTYCHPEVASVGITEAKAKELYGADKVVALKYNLAGNGKSKILKTAGEIKLVQVKDGAVVGVHMVGDRMGEQVGEAQLVYNWEALPAEVAQLIHAHPTQNEALGEAHLALAGKPLHSHD; translated from the coding sequence GTGGCGAACGACGCCAGCACCGTTTTCGACCTAGTGATCCTCGGAGGCGGTAGCGGCGGTTACGCCGCTGCCCTGCGCGGGGCGCAGCTTGGTCTCGACGTCGCCCTGATCGAGAAGAACAAGCTGGGCGGCACCTGCCTGCACAACGGCTGCATCCCCACGAAGGCTCTGCTGCACGCCGGTGAGATCGCCGACCAGGCCCGCGAGGCCGACCAGTTCGGTGTCAAGACCTCCTTCGAGGGCATCGACATCGAGGGTGTCCACAAGTACAAGGACGAGGTCATCTCGGGCCTGTACAAGGGCCTCCAGGGTCTCGTCGCCTCCCGCAAGGTGACCTACATCGAGGGCGAGGGCCGGCTGTCCTCCCCGACCTCGGTCGCGGTCAACGGCCAGCAGGTCCAGGGCCGTCACGTCCTGCTCGCGACCGGCTCCGTGCCGAAGTCGCTGCCGGGCCTGGAGATCGACGGCAACCGCATCATCTCCTCGGACCACGCGCTCACGCTGGACCGCGTCCCGAAGTCGGCCATCATCCTGGGCGGCGGCGTGATCGGCGTCGAGTTCGCCTCGGCGTGGAAGTCCTTCGGCACCGACGTCACCGTCATCGAGGGCCTCAAGCACCTCGTCCCGGTCGAGGACGAGAACAGCTCCAAGCTGCTGGAGCGGGCCTTCCGCAAGCGGGGCATCAAGTTCAACCTCGGCACCTTCTTCGACAAGGCCGAGTACACCGCCGACGGCGTCAAGGTCACCCTCGCCGACGGCAAGACCTTCGAGGCCGAGGTGCTGCTGGTCGCCATCGGCCGCGGCCCGGTCTCCGCCGGTCTCGGCTACGAGGAGCAGGGCGTCGCGATGGACCGCGGCTACGTCCTCGTCGACGAGTACATGCAGACCAACGTGCCGACCATCTCGGCCGTCGGTGACCTCGTCCCGACCCTCCAGCTCGCGCACGTCGGCTTCGCCGAGGGCATGCTGGTGGCGGAGCGACTGGCCGGCCAGAAGGTCGTCCCGATCGACTACGACGGCGTCCCGCGCGTCACGTACTGCCACCCCGAGGTCGCGTCGGTGGGCATCACCGAGGCCAAGGCCAAGGAGCTGTACGGCGCGGACAAGGTCGTTGCGCTGAAGTACAACCTGGCGGGCAACGGCAAGAGCAAGATCCTCAAGACCGCGGGCGAGATCAAGCTCGTCCAGGTCAAGGACGGTGCCGTGGTCGGCGTCCACATGGTCGGTGACCGTATGGGCGAGCAGGTCGGCGAGGCCCAGCTTGTCTACAACTGGGAAGCCCTGCCGGCCGAGGTTGCGCAGCTCATCCACGCGCACCCGACGCAGAACGAGGCGCTCGGCGAGGCCCACCTGGCCCTGGCCGGCAAGCCCCTCCACTCCCACGACTGA